The DNA sequence TGTGGATCTGGGCCTGAATTTCCGGTATTTCTTCGCCCGCAAGACCATGTTCCTCAAGTACTCCCAGGCGTTTGTGTGTCTGCCGGGTGGTTTCGGCACCCTGGATGAGCTCTTCGAGGTGCTCTGCATGGTGCAGACCGGAAAGGTGACCAACTTCCCGATCGTGCTCATCGGCACCAAATTCTGGGCTGGCCTGGCTGATTGGATCCGCGACCGCCTCGTGGAGGAGGGCATGATCGCTTCTGATGACATCGACCGTGTCCTCATCACCGATGATGTGGATGAGGCTGTGAAGTTCATCGTGGATGCCCACGCGGGGCTGGACGTGGCCCGCCGACACAACTAGGTATGGCTACATTAGTCATATGAGTTTCCCCTCCGCCTATGCCACCGGTGACCTTCCGGTGATCATGGCCATCATCAACCGCACCCCGGATTCCTTCTATGACAAGGGAGCCACCTTCGAGGACACCAAGGCACTGGAACGCGTGGCCACCGTCATTGAACAGGGCGCAGGCATTATCGATATCGGTGGGGTGAAGGCAGGGCCGGGGGAATTCGTCTCCGCAGCGGAGGAGATCGACCGCGTGGTTCCCACCATCGCAGCGGTGCATGCCAGATTCCCAGATGTGGCCATCTCCGTGGATACCTGGCGCGCCGATGTGGCTGATGAGGCCATCCGGGCCGGTGCCACCCTGGTCAATGACACCTGGGCAGGCCACGACCCGGAGTTGCTCGAAGTCGCCGGCCACCACCGCGTGGGTTATGTGTGCTCCCACACCGGGGGAGTGGTCCCACGAACCAGACCCCACCGGGTCCACTTTGATGATGTTGTCGCCGATGTCATCCGCGAAACCACTCTGCTTGCGGAAAAAGCGGTGCGTGCAGGTGTACCGGAGGACAGGATCTTCATCGACCCCACCCATGATTTTGGCAAGAACACCTTCCACGGTCTGGAACTGCTGCGCCGCATCGATGAGATCGTGGCCACCGGCTGGCCCGTGCTCATGGCCCTGAGCAACAAGGACTTCATCGGGGAGACCGTCAACCGCCCCGTGGATCAGCGGGTGCCCGGAACACTCGCCGCCACCGCGTGGGCCGCTGCCCGGGGGTGTGCCGCCTTCCGCGTCCACGAGGTGGCCGATACCTTCGATGTGCTTCAGATGACCGCCGCCATCAAGGGTGATACCGCGCCGTTGAACACCATGAGGGGGTTGGTGTGACGTCGATAAGCGTCGTTATACCCGCGCTGAACGAGGCGCCGACGGTGGCCGCGGTGGTGGCCGCCGTGCTGGCTGATTCACCGGATGAGGTGATCGTGATTGATGCGGATTCCACCGACTCCACTGCCGAGAATGCGCGCCGGGCAGGGGCGACCGTGTTCAACTGGCGTGAGATCCTGCCCGCGGTGCCCACGCAACCGGGGAAGGGGGAGTCCCTGTGGCGCGGCGTGGAGGCGGCGACCGGGGACATCGTGGTGTTTGTGGATGCCGACCTCACCTCCATGCGACCCGGCATGATCCGCACCCTCGTCGAGCCTTTTTCCAACCCGGGCATCCACATGGTGCGCGCGGACTACGTGCGCACCTTCGGTGATAAACCCACCGGTGGCGGCCGCGTCACCGAGCTCACCGCCAAACCCCTGCTGCGTCTGCTGTTCCCCGACCTGGCGCATATCCGCCAGCCGCTCGGCGGCGAATACGCCATCCGACGTTCCACGGCGCGCGGTCTGCCTTTTGTGGCCGGTTACGGGGTGGAGGCCGGCCTGCTTATCGACGTAGCCACCACCCACGGAGTGGACTCCATCGCGCAGGTGGATCTGGGACAACGATGCCACCACCATCAGCCGCTCAGCGCACTCGGTGACATGGCGGATGTTGTGGCCGCGACCATCCTGCAGAGAAGTGGTCAGGACGTGCAGATTCTCCAACGCGATCCGTTAGACTCGTTGGCATGTTGACCTGGATCGTGATGATCGTTGTGCTCGCGGCACTCGTCGTGCTGTTCTCCTGGCTGTTCGCCAAGCTGTTCGGCCGGGGCGAGGAAGCCATGCCGCTGCCGGATAATGATGATGTGATCGAGCATAACCGCCGCGTGGTGGGAAATGGTGAGATCAATGACATTATGTTTGACACTGTCCTGCGTGGTTACCGTCAGGATCAGGTGGACGACGTGGTCGCACACCTGAAATGGCAGGTAGATTCCTTAACCGCCCGCCTGGAGAAGATGGATGAGCAGGACTTTTCCGACCAAGAATCCAGAAAACGGGTAAAATAGGTACTTAGCCGCATATCGTGCGGACTTTTTATCTGTGTTAGGAGCTGGAATCAACATGGCAGCAATGAAGCCACGGACCGGTAGCGGACCAATGGAAGCGGTCGAGGAAAGCCGCAAGATTGTGATGAGGATTCCCTCTGACGGTGGCGGACGCCTGGTTGTGGAACTGAACAAGGAAGAGGCAGCCGAACTCGGCGCCCTGCTCCTCGAAGCAGCCCAGTAACTCCTCCCGGGTGATCACAGGGGTAGTATTGACCCGACGTGGTCAACACCCATTTCAAGGAGTAATGCGACAGTGCTTTCACACATCATTGATGTTCTGGCGGATCCGATCGACGGCACCCCGCTGCAGGGCGCAGATGATTTCACCCGATTGGTTTCTGAGTCCGGGCATTCCTACGATGTCGCCCGCCAGGGCTATGTGACCCTCGCCGGGGGAGCGGGTCTCCGTTACTCCGGCGATGATGCTGACATGATCGGCGCCCGTGAAACTTTCCTCACCGGAGGACACTTCGCGCCCTTCGTCGAATCCATCGCCGATGCCGTCCACGATGTGCTGGACGCCGGCGGGGTGTCCGATGACGCCAAACCCGTGATCTGCGAGATCGGCGCAGGTACGGGTTATTATCTTTCCCACACGCTGGATGCCGTCGCCGGTGCCCGCGGCATCGGCATTGATGTCTCCGTGCACGCCGCCAAGCACCTGGCCAAATGCCATCCGCGCCTCGGCGCTGTCGTGGCTGATGCCTGGGCGCGTCTGCCCATCCAATCGGAATCCGTGGACGCGATCACAGTGATCTTCGCCCCGCGTAATGCAGCGGAGTTTGCGCGCATCCTCAAGTCCAAGGGCCAGGTCATCGTGCTCACCGCCGACACCGGACACCTCGCTGAACTGCGTGAACCCCTCGGCATCATCGATGTGGAGGACGGCAAGGTTGACCGCATGATCGAACAGGCCGCCGGTCATCTCCAGCCCGTCGGCGAAAGCCAGCTCGTGGAGTTCCCGATGATGCTGGATCAGAAGTCCATCGCCTCCCAGATCGGCATGAGCCCGTCTGCCCGCCACATCAAGCCCGATGCCCTGGCAGCCCGCATCGAGGCACTGCCAGAGCAGATGGAGGTCACCGCACGCGCGAGGATCACCCGCCTGGAGCGCATTGCTTAAATTCTCCTTTTATCCAGAAACCCACTGTTCAAATTTTTGAACAGTGGGTTTTTTGTGTTCAAGGGTGCCCCCTTTGAGACAGTCAGTGTCAGGAAGGTCAGCAGGTCGGCTAAGCTTGAAATTAGCCGACTTAAGGCTGATTGTTTCCTGTCTCTAGATTAAAGGGGTTCTGTATGTCAAGGAAGTTTCTCACGGTAGCCATGGCTACGGCTCTGGTTGCTGGTTCATTCACTCCAGCAGTTGCACACGCATTCTCCTCAGGAAGCTCGGCCAGTAGTGCCATCATGGAAGACCCGAACGCGCCGGGTACTCGCAATAACCCACACACACTGGGCACTACAGTTCGTGATGGCGGCTGGGAAGTTACCATCAATGAGGTGGATCTTTCAGCCGATCACCGTGTACTAGAAGCAAATATGTTTAACAGTCCCGCTCCTGAAGGACACGTCTACGTTCTTGTGAATGCAACCCTGAAATACGTAGGAAAGAGTTCTGAGGGGGACTCAACATTCTGGTCGACCATTAATTTTGTGACTCATGATGGAGTTACGGTCACGGAATCAGACCACCATGCAGTTGCACCTGATGCTCTTAATTCTCTCACCACCCTCTATACAGGGGGCAAGGTCACTGGAAACGTTGTATTTGCGGTTCCTAAAGAAAATCTGACCCAGGGCACCATTGTGGTACAGCCTGATCTCTGGTCTAAGAAGTTCTTCTATAAGGTTTCCTAAGCAAGATTAGTAGTAGGGGGTGTATCTCCTCAACGCTGGTGTAAAAAAGAAGCTGGACACCCAAACAGTGTGTCCAGCTTCTTTTATGTCTGTCTAGCGGACTGGACCCTCATGAGGGTGCTCATCAGCATCGAACTGAGTCAGCTCATCCAGATCAGGCAGTCCGACGGTGGAGAAATCATCGGGGTAGTGGGCTTGAGAATTAACAATGGTGGCATCGCCTGAGGTGGTGACCTCAAAGTTGTAGATCGGCCCGTTTTCAAAATAGACACGGCTTGCCATGGACACATCGCCACCGTCGGCAAAGACCTCCACGGTGGAACCATCCACCACGATGAACAGTGAATCAGTGTCCTCAGCAGACAGGGGAGCCAGGGCTACCGCCTCACCCTCGTAGTAGGGGTTCATGGAACGATCGATCACCAACTCATGATGGCGGTGGTGGATGATCGCCGCGGTGTTGCGCTTCTGGTCACGCAGTTCAATGGACACCGAGCTGCCGGCGGGGATCTCACACAGGCCGGTCCAACCAGCTGCCGCATCAGACTCATAGATGGCTTCCAAGAGGCCCGCAGGTGGGGTCTGGAAGAGCGTGCCATCCTGGAGGGTCACCACACGTGGCACAGAAATGGTGTTGGCCCAGCCCTCCTCCTTCCAGCTCTTGTGCCGGGTCGGGTCATCCAGACGACCGATGCCGTTCATCAGACCGAAGATATGGGCCTGGGCATAGCGCTCCTCCACCTTCTGGGTGCCCTCGGTGTAGTTGGTGTTGCGGGGACGGGAGAAGTCATGACCGTGGTCGATCCGGGTGAAGGGGGTGACCACATCAAACTCAGTGTTATTGAGCTGTCCGACCACATAACCGGAGATATCCACACCATCACGTTCAATGGTGACGATGAGAACATCATAGATCTCATGATCGACCTCATCGCGTAGACGGATCAGGCGGGGACTGACCAGAACGGCATCATCGGACAGGCCGGTGAGGCCCTTGAAGCTCAGGGGACCACTGACCGCCCAGTCGCGACCATCAGCTGAACTTAAGATCACCAGGGTCGGCTTATCGGAGGGGCCACTGACCGCCAGCATCAACCAGCCTTCGTGGCCATCCTCACGGTTGTCCTCATCCTCCCAGTCCGGGATGACACAGGGGGAGCGGAAGTTGGTGTACTGCTCAGTATCACTGACCACCTTGCCGATGCGGATCACACCGGCATCCAGATCGAGGGCATTTTCTGAGACAGTTTCAGTGGTGGGGGCAAGATCCTCGATGCGGGCCACGTGAATGGTGGAACCAGCTTCAGTCACAGAGGTGTAGTAGAGATCCACCCCGCCCTTGTTCGCCACCACGGAACCGGCACGGAGTTGGGTTTCCCCACCCTTGGGGGCCAACACATCATCACAGATATCCCAGACAAATGGTGCCTGCTCTGAAAACTGGTGCGCCCAGCGCGGTCCGGCATCAGGTTCGGGACGGTACTGGTGGAAGACATGCCAGGTGTCACCGTCGAGAAGCACCCCTGCCGGAGCGAACAGGAGACCGTCTTCAGCGGTCAGGTGCAGTTCGGGACGGTGGTGGGAGTGGGGAGTTTCAGCCATGTGTCAGTCCTAGCTCTTCACGTTGCTTTGAGATTCTTGTGGATCACCGATAGAGATCAGTATCTGTTGATCGAGAGTAGTGATAACAGGGATTGTTGTGGAGAAAGTACAGCTCAGAGTGGGTAAAGAGGGCAGAAAAGAGCCGGGGTGCCGTCACTTGCTTGAATGAGGGCACCCCGGCGTCAGTGGCCAGAAATGAAAATTTACAGCAGGGACTTGTACACATCAATGGTCTGCTGGGCGATGGTGGCCCAGGAGAAATCATTGATGGCACGCTCCCGACCGGCCAGACCGAACTTCCGGGCGGCCTCACGGTCAGCCACCATCTTGTTCACGGCCTCGGCGATATCGCGTTCGAAGGTCTCAACATCATTATCGTCATAGTGGACCAGGGCACCGGTGGTGCCATCCACCACAACCTCCGGGATACCTCCCACATCAGAGGCCACCACAGCGGTGTTACACGCCATGGCCTCAAGATTGACGATGCCCAATGGTTCATAGATCGAGGGACAGACAAAGGTATCCGCTGCCGTGAGGATCTCCTGGATCTTGTCCTGGCCCAGCATGTCCTGCACCCAGAAGATGCCCTCACGCCTGGCCTGGAGGTCCTCCACCAGGGCCTTGGTACGCGCCGCGATCTCCGGGGTGTCCGGGGCGCCGGCACACAGCACCAGCTGCACACCCTCATCGAAGTGGGCTGCGGCCTTGACCAAGTGCTCCACACCCTTCTGACGGGTGATACGGCCGACGAAGGCCACGATGGGACGCTGAGGGTCAACACCAAGCCTGCGCAGGACTGAGTCTTCCGCATCATCGAAGGTGGGGCGTGGCTGCCAGAGTTCGGTGTCAATTCCATTCAGCACGATCCGGACATTGTCCGGCTCGATGCGGGGGTAGGCCGCGAGGATGGAATCCTTCATGCGTGCAGAGACGGCGATGACGGCATCGGCGTTTTCCATGGCGTTTTGCTCAGACCAGGAGGAAACATCATATCCGCCACCGAGCTGCTCACGCTTCCACGGACGGTCCGGTTCGAGCGAATGGGCGGTGGCCACATGGGGGACACCGTGCAGACGGGCGGCGAGGTGCCCACCCAGTCCCGCGTACCAGGTGTGGGAGTGGGCAACATCCACATTGTTGGCGGCTTCCGCCATGCGCAGGCCTGTGGACAGGGTTTTAATGGCCGCATTGGCATTGTCCAGGGCGGGATCCACTCCGTGGACATAAACACCCTCAGCATCGCGGGGTGCGCCCATGCAGTGGACATCCACCTCGGTGATCTCACGCATGAAACGGGTCAGTTCAGTTACATGTACGCCTGCTCCGCCGTACACCTCTGGTGGATATTCTCTTGTCATCATTCCGACTCTCATGCATTTGAGACTAGCCCGCCGTGTACACCGCTGCAGCGCTTTGAAACACCCAGGTGGATTCCCGGGTTGCCCCCGCTTAAGCCCCCACGAATACCCCATTGGATGGAGATTCCCTCGGTTCCAAGCAGAAACTACTTTTTGGAC is a window from the Corynebacterium faecale genome containing:
- a CDS encoding GH32 C-terminal domain-containing protein, coding for MAETPHSHHRPELHLTAEDGLLFAPAGVLLDGDTWHVFHQYRPEPDAGPRWAHQFSEQAPFVWDICDDVLAPKGGETQLRAGSVVANKGGVDLYYTSVTEAGSTIHVARIEDLAPTTETVSENALDLDAGVIRIGKVVSDTEQYTNFRSPCVIPDWEDEDNREDGHEGWLMLAVSGPSDKPTLVILSSADGRDWAVSGPLSFKGLTGLSDDAVLVSPRLIRLRDEVDHEIYDVLIVTIERDGVDISGYVVGQLNNTEFDVVTPFTRIDHGHDFSRPRNTNYTEGTQKVEERYAQAHIFGLMNGIGRLDDPTRHKSWKEEGWANTISVPRVVTLQDGTLFQTPPAGLLEAIYESDAAAGWTGLCEIPAGSSVSIELRDQKRNTAAIIHHRHHELVIDRSMNPYYEGEAVALAPLSAEDTDSLFIVVDGSTVEVFADGGDVSMASRVYFENGPIYNFEVTTSGDATIVNSQAHYPDDFSTVGLPDLDELTQFDADEHPHEGPVR
- a CDS encoding methyltransferase domain-containing protein gives rise to the protein MLSHIIDVLADPIDGTPLQGADDFTRLVSESGHSYDVARQGYVTLAGGAGLRYSGDDADMIGARETFLTGGHFAPFVESIADAVHDVLDAGGVSDDAKPVICEIGAGTGYYLSHTLDAVAGARGIGIDVSVHAAKHLAKCHPRLGAVVADAWARLPIQSESVDAITVIFAPRNAAEFARILKSKGQVIVLTADTGHLAELREPLGIIDVEDGKVDRMIEQAAGHLQPVGESQLVEFPMMLDQKSIASQIGMSPSARHIKPDALAARIEALPEQMEVTARARITRLERIA
- a CDS encoding DivIVA domain-containing protein, with the protein product MLTWIVMIVVLAALVVLFSWLFAKLFGRGEEAMPLPDNDDVIEHNRRVVGNGEINDIMFDTVLRGYRQDQVDDVVAHLKWQVDSLTARLEKMDEQDFSDQESRKRVK
- a CDS encoding DUF4352 domain-containing protein, giving the protein MSRKFLTVAMATALVAGSFTPAVAHAFSSGSSASSAIMEDPNAPGTRNNPHTLGTTVRDGGWEVTINEVDLSADHRVLEANMFNSPAPEGHVYVLVNATLKYVGKSSEGDSTFWSTINFVTHDGVTVTESDHHAVAPDALNSLTTLYTGGKVTGNVVFAVPKENLTQGTIVVQPDLWSKKFFYKVS
- a CDS encoding DUF3117 domain-containing protein, whose protein sequence is MAAMKPRTGSGPMEAVEESRKIVMRIPSDGGGRLVVELNKEEAAELGALLLEAAQ
- a CDS encoding glucosyl-3-phosphoglycerate synthase, with translation MTSISVVIPALNEAPTVAAVVAAVLADSPDEVIVIDADSTDSTAENARRAGATVFNWREILPAVPTQPGKGESLWRGVEAATGDIVVFVDADLTSMRPGMIRTLVEPFSNPGIHMVRADYVRTFGDKPTGGGRVTELTAKPLLRLLFPDLAHIRQPLGGEYAIRRSTARGLPFVAGYGVEAGLLIDVATTHGVDSIAQVDLGQRCHHHQPLSALGDMADVVAATILQRSGQDVQILQRDPLDSLAC
- the glgA gene encoding glycogen synthase encodes the protein MRVGMMTREYPPEVYGGAGVHVTELTRFMREITEVDVHCMGAPRDAEGVYVHGVDPALDNANAAIKTLSTGLRMAEAANNVDVAHSHTWYAGLGGHLAARLHGVPHVATAHSLEPDRPWKREQLGGGYDVSSWSEQNAMENADAVIAVSARMKDSILAAYPRIEPDNVRIVLNGIDTELWQPRPTFDDAEDSVLRRLGVDPQRPIVAFVGRITRQKGVEHLVKAAAHFDEGVQLVLCAGAPDTPEIAARTKALVEDLQARREGIFWVQDMLGQDKIQEILTAADTFVCPSIYEPLGIVNLEAMACNTAVVASDVGGIPEVVVDGTTGALVHYDDNDVETFERDIAEAVNKMVADREAARKFGLAGRERAINDFSWATIAQQTIDVYKSLL
- the folP gene encoding dihydropteroate synthase; translation: MSFPSAYATGDLPVIMAIINRTPDSFYDKGATFEDTKALERVATVIEQGAGIIDIGGVKAGPGEFVSAAEEIDRVVPTIAAVHARFPDVAISVDTWRADVADEAIRAGATLVNDTWAGHDPELLEVAGHHRVGYVCSHTGGVVPRTRPHRVHFDDVVADVIRETTLLAEKAVRAGVPEDRIFIDPTHDFGKNTFHGLELLRRIDEIVATGWPVLMALSNKDFIGETVNRPVDQRVPGTLAATAWAAARGCAAFRVHEVADTFDVLQMTAAIKGDTAPLNTMRGLV